The following are encoded in a window of Telmatobacter sp. DSM 110680 genomic DNA:
- a CDS encoding sugar porter family MFS transporter, translated as MHMPSSASLPHSSVHPDLHLGYIWTIAFIAAMGGLLFGYDWVVIGGAKPFYEVYFHLTSEALIGWANSCALLGCFAGSLLAGSAADKFGRKRLLVVSALLFALSSISTGWAHSFNAFIFWRIIGGVAIGLASNVSPMYIAEISPAQWRGRLVSLNQLAIVIGILAAQLVNWRIAEKIPADPLQIVLATSWNAQYGWRWMFTAVAVPAVLFLCSAPFIPESPRWLVAQGNLQTAFEVLQRIGGQSYAQAELSVIQNSLAAPHEREGWRELFASPGRKLLAVGATLAVLQQWSGINVLFNYAQEVYRGAGYGVSEILFNIVITGAINLIFTIIAMLLVDRFGRRRLMIFGCIAIGASHLAASVAYRLHAQGMWVLVLTLCAIACYAMSLAPVTWVLITEIFPNRMRASAVSISVAILWVASFVLTYTFPLINRSLGTSSAFLIYAGICFAGAVFVSITVQETKGRSLEGVEESAMHR; from the coding sequence ATGCATATGCCTTCGTCCGCATCGCTGCCGCACTCATCCGTACACCCCGATCTCCACCTCGGCTACATCTGGACCATCGCATTTATCGCCGCCATGGGGGGCTTGCTGTTTGGCTACGACTGGGTCGTCATCGGAGGAGCCAAACCCTTCTATGAGGTGTACTTTCATCTCACCTCTGAAGCGTTGATCGGGTGGGCGAACAGTTGTGCCTTGCTTGGCTGCTTCGCCGGATCGCTTCTTGCCGGTTCTGCGGCCGACAAGTTTGGCCGAAAGAGACTCCTTGTCGTCTCTGCCCTATTGTTCGCCCTCTCATCCATCTCCACGGGATGGGCTCACAGCTTCAATGCATTCATTTTCTGGCGGATCATCGGAGGAGTGGCCATTGGACTGGCATCGAACGTTTCGCCGATGTACATTGCCGAAATCAGCCCGGCCCAGTGGCGAGGACGTTTGGTCAGTCTCAATCAGCTTGCGATTGTGATCGGAATTCTCGCGGCGCAGCTGGTCAATTGGCGCATCGCCGAAAAGATTCCAGCCGATCCGCTTCAAATCGTGCTCGCAACATCGTGGAACGCACAGTATGGCTGGCGCTGGATGTTCACGGCCGTAGCCGTCCCCGCTGTTCTGTTCCTCTGCTCCGCGCCATTCATTCCCGAAAGTCCGCGCTGGCTAGTCGCCCAGGGGAATCTGCAAACTGCGTTCGAAGTATTGCAGCGAATCGGCGGCCAAAGCTACGCGCAAGCGGAGTTGTCAGTGATTCAGAATTCGCTGGCAGCGCCCCACGAGCGCGAGGGCTGGCGCGAACTGTTTGCTTCGCCCGGCCGTAAGTTGCTTGCTGTGGGCGCAACCCTGGCGGTTCTGCAACAGTGGAGCGGGATTAATGTCCTCTTCAACTATGCACAGGAGGTCTACCGCGGCGCAGGCTACGGAGTGAGCGAAATCCTCTTCAACATCGTCATCACGGGCGCCATCAATCTCATCTTCACCATCATCGCCATGTTGCTGGTTGATCGTTTTGGCAGGAGAAGACTCATGATCTTCGGCTGCATTGCCATTGGTGCGTCTCATCTTGCCGCCAGCGTTGCGTACCGCTTACATGCGCAAGGCATGTGGGTTCTCGTCCTCACATTGTGCGCGATTGCGTGTTATGCAATGTCCCTTGCGCCTGTTACCTGGGTTCTTATCACCGAAATCTTTCCCAATCGTATGCGCGCATCGGCCGTCTCGATTTCGGTCGCGATCTTATGGGTCGCATCGTTCGTTCTCACCTACACGTTCCCTCTAATCAACCGGTCGCTTGGAACGTCAAGTGCCTTCCTCATCTATGCGGGAATCTGTTTCGCTGGTGCGGTGTTTGTGTCCATTACAGTGCAAGAGACCAAGGGACGCTCCCTTGAAGGTGTGGAAGAATCCGCGATGCATCGATGA
- a CDS encoding DUF5107 domain-containing protein, with amino-acid sequence MLPESAEGPQFSAQYLLLPDAPPSERGPVKAWQEDVEILTYAPGAPERNPMFLERRVYQGSSGRVYPLPFIDRIATEPAPKLWRALHIENEYLRLMILPEIGGRIHVGYDKTTGYDFFYRQNVIKPALVGLAGPWISGGVEFNWPQHHRPATFMPVTTEMERAQDGSVTIWCSDHDPMQRMKGMHGICLRPGRAVFELKVRLYNRTPFTQTFLWWANAATRVHEKYQSFFPTDVRFVADHAKCAITSFPLSDGRYYGVDYGERARSGVPADERPSQFVPDGTYPPNDLSWYANIPVPTSYMVTGTEQDFFGGYDHKADAGVVHVANHHISPGKKQWTWGNHEFGYAWDSNLTDHDGPYIELMAGVYTDNQPDFSYLAPWETKTFTQNWYPIHSIGIPVAANAEAALSVKTKSNELRIGLCVTAPVDDAKIVLKIGGVEAARWNRSLDVSSPVLIGFPLPPGSDPVAAAVVVWDGDRIVIDHDAARTQPATAPLVAREPKPPEEVESVEELYLTGLHLEQYRHATRMRETYWEEGLRRDPNESRILNALGLWRLRRGEFETAATHFQAAIARLTALNPNPRDGEVFYNLGLAYRYQGKSKDAYDAFYKATWNAALQAPAFFALAECDASRQNWRTAVDHLRRSLRANADNLNARNLLSIVLRKLGDIAGADRSLEESLMLDPLDVGARWQKGVAPATNQECLDIGFDLMRAGLLEEARNVLQNADLNARDGSVPMILFTLAHVEERLADPAFSQTLDRSARSCIDYCFPSRLEELVVLEWALTKTAAMWMPSYLLGNLFYDKRRYEEAILHWENAATGNSSFATVHRNLGIAYFNVRQDPDRALSSFETAFAANRQDARVLYERDQLWKRTGRSPQVRLNELLQYSMLVEARDDLSVEVATLLNHVDKPGEALHLLLSRRFQPWEGGEGLVLGQYVRARLLLGRRALDLGDPAEARAQFSAALRPPRNLSEAKHLFTNQSDVHFWIGESFHRSDDAENARVWWLRAAQEKGDFQQMSVRDISHMTFWTGLALQRLGRQDEAANLFTRVYDYSIELEKTQPRIDFFATSLPAMLLFNEDLVRRNRIEALFLRAEALAGLSRTGEARSLLEEALKLDRSHAGASDLLEQLGKFDSKLVR; translated from the coding sequence ATGTTGCCGGAATCCGCAGAGGGACCTCAATTCTCCGCCCAGTATTTGCTTTTGCCTGACGCTCCTCCGTCAGAGCGCGGGCCAGTCAAAGCCTGGCAGGAGGATGTGGAGATCCTGACTTATGCGCCTGGCGCACCGGAACGGAATCCGATGTTCCTGGAAAGGCGCGTGTACCAGGGCAGCAGCGGGAGGGTATACCCCCTTCCTTTCATTGACCGCATCGCGACTGAGCCTGCACCGAAGCTTTGGAGAGCCCTTCATATTGAAAACGAATACCTTCGGCTCATGATCCTGCCTGAGATCGGAGGGCGCATTCACGTCGGCTACGACAAGACCACCGGATACGATTTCTTCTACCGCCAAAATGTCATCAAGCCGGCGCTCGTAGGACTAGCGGGACCCTGGATCTCGGGCGGCGTCGAGTTCAACTGGCCGCAACACCACCGACCGGCGACGTTCATGCCGGTTACGACGGAGATGGAGAGAGCGCAGGATGGCTCGGTCACCATCTGGTGCAGCGATCACGATCCAATGCAGCGCATGAAGGGAATGCACGGCATCTGCCTGCGCCCTGGGCGCGCTGTATTCGAACTGAAAGTCCGCCTCTACAATCGCACGCCGTTTACCCAAACGTTTCTCTGGTGGGCCAATGCTGCCACGCGAGTGCACGAGAAGTATCAGTCCTTCTTCCCCACTGATGTCAGGTTCGTCGCGGACCACGCGAAATGCGCGATTACTTCCTTCCCGCTGAGTGATGGCCGTTATTACGGAGTGGACTACGGCGAGCGCGCACGAAGCGGCGTGCCTGCGGATGAGAGGCCAAGCCAGTTTGTGCCTGACGGTACTTATCCGCCAAACGACCTCAGTTGGTACGCGAATATCCCAGTCCCGACCAGCTACATGGTGACGGGCACCGAGCAGGATTTCTTTGGGGGTTACGATCACAAGGCCGACGCCGGTGTGGTTCACGTCGCAAATCATCACATCTCTCCGGGGAAGAAGCAGTGGACGTGGGGCAATCACGAGTTTGGCTATGCGTGGGACAGCAATCTGACCGACCACGACGGGCCCTACATCGAGTTGATGGCCGGCGTGTACACCGACAATCAGCCTGACTTCTCGTATCTGGCTCCGTGGGAGACCAAGACGTTCACACAGAATTGGTACCCGATTCACTCAATAGGGATACCAGTGGCAGCAAATGCAGAAGCGGCCCTGAGTGTCAAAACGAAGAGCAATGAGCTGCGAATCGGACTGTGCGTTACGGCCCCTGTCGACGACGCGAAGATCGTTCTCAAAATCGGCGGCGTTGAAGCGGCGCGATGGAATAGGAGCCTCGACGTTTCAAGCCCGGTTCTGATTGGATTTCCCCTTCCTCCCGGCAGCGATCCAGTGGCGGCAGCCGTAGTGGTGTGGGACGGCGATCGAATCGTGATTGATCACGATGCTGCGCGGACCCAGCCCGCGACTGCACCGCTGGTGGCAAGGGAGCCAAAGCCGCCCGAAGAGGTGGAGAGTGTCGAGGAACTGTACCTGACGGGCTTACATCTTGAGCAGTATCGTCATGCGACCCGGATGCGGGAGACGTACTGGGAAGAGGGCTTGCGTCGCGATCCCAACGAATCGCGCATTCTCAATGCGCTGGGACTTTGGCGTCTTCGCCGCGGTGAATTCGAGACGGCAGCGACACACTTCCAGGCCGCTATCGCCCGGCTGACCGCGCTCAATCCGAATCCGCGGGATGGCGAAGTTTTCTACAACCTGGGGCTTGCCTATCGGTATCAGGGCAAGAGCAAAGATGCGTACGACGCCTTTTACAAGGCAACGTGGAACGCAGCCTTGCAAGCGCCTGCATTTTTTGCGCTGGCCGAATGTGATGCGTCCAGGCAAAACTGGCGCACCGCCGTTGACCACCTGCGGCGCAGCTTAAGGGCAAATGCAGATAACCTGAACGCCCGTAATCTTCTCAGCATCGTCTTGCGCAAATTGGGAGACATTGCCGGCGCGGATCGGTCCCTTGAAGAATCCCTGATGCTTGACCCACTCGACGTCGGCGCACGGTGGCAGAAAGGCGTAGCGCCTGCGACTAACCAGGAATGCCTCGACATTGGCTTCGACCTGATGCGAGCTGGACTCTTGGAAGAGGCGCGGAATGTGCTTCAGAACGCGGATTTAAACGCGCGGGACGGATCCGTTCCCATGATCTTATTCACTCTTGCTCACGTCGAAGAGAGGCTCGCAGACCCGGCCTTTTCGCAGACGCTCGATCGGTCGGCAAGATCCTGCATAGACTATTGCTTCCCGAGTCGCCTCGAAGAGCTGGTCGTTCTTGAATGGGCGCTCACAAAAACGGCCGCGATGTGGATGCCGTCGTATCTGCTCGGGAACCTGTTCTATGACAAGCGCCGTTACGAGGAGGCTATTCTGCACTGGGAAAACGCCGCTACTGGCAACTCCTCGTTTGCGACAGTCCATCGCAATCTGGGAATCGCTTACTTTAACGTACGTCAGGATCCGGACCGCGCCTTGAGCAGCTTTGAAACTGCATTTGCCGCGAACCGGCAAGACGCGCGCGTGCTCTATGAGCGCGATCAACTTTGGAAGCGGACTGGGCGGTCTCCGCAGGTGCGGCTGAATGAGCTGCTGCAATATTCAATGCTCGTGGAGGCGCGTGATGACTTGTCCGTGGAAGTCGCGACTCTTCTGAATCATGTCGACAAACCGGGCGAGGCTCTGCATCTTCTGCTCAGCCGGCGTTTCCAGCCATGGGAAGGCGGTGAGGGCCTGGTGCTCGGGCAGTATGTGCGCGCGCGGTTGCTGCTTGGGCGTCGTGCCCTCGATCTCGGGGACCCGGCTGAAGCGCGCGCTCAATTCTCCGCCGCACTTCGGCCACCACGGAACCTGAGCGAAGCAAAGCATTTGTTCACAAACCAGAGCGACGTCCACTTCTGGATCGGCGAGTCGTTCCACCGCAGCGATGATGCCGAAAATGCCCGTGTTTGGTGGCTCCGTGCGGCACAAGAGAAAGGCGATTTCCAGCAAATGTCCGTGCGGGATATATCGCACATGACGTTCTGGACGGGCCTTGCACTTCAGCGCCTGGGTAGGCAGGACGAGGCTGCGAATCTTTTCACCCGTGTTTACGATTACTCGATCGAACTTGAAAAGACACAGCCCCGTATCGATTTCTTTGCTACGTCTCTCCCTGCGATGCTGTTGTTCAACGAAGATCTCGTCCGGCGCAACCGAATTGAGGCTCTCTTTCTCCGCGCCGAGGCTTTGGCTGGATTGAGTCGTACGGGAGAAGCGCGGAGCCTGCTTGAAGAAGCACTGAAGCTCGACCGCAGCCATGCGGGAGCGTCCGATCTTCTGGAGCAGCTTGGCAAGTTCGACAGTAAGCTGGTGCGCTAA
- a CDS encoding glycoside hydrolase family 2 TIM barrel-domain containing protein, whose translation MQTRRKFLQTISTSGLVFLGTEAVASEQSASSGDRRASYSIPLRDGWEFRLDPSGATTVSDSLDYANDWEAVHVPHTWQSLGRSPDYVGVAWYRIRFEAPASWDSQHLRVEFEAVNHTAAVFLNGRAIGEHTGKGYTAFTLDLSAHLSLGQENTLLVRVDNRPNDRMLPRNKSYDWTDDGGIIRPVNLLVTAQAFIESVEISAVPNLASGSAGVRVKATVRNATTQTQKANVRATIRRDGSPDEVMHLGPIDVALEADREQLVDLGLATLQNAALWHFDTPHLYQATVEMGGPSGVHEVIEQFGIRKFEVRGPAFYLNGEKVSLIGVERMAGSHPELGFAETSDWIDGNHRDMKSLNCVFTRVHWPQDRRVLDFCDRHGILMQEEVPAWGPETFSKTSDDVQHALEQNGLDQLREMIRRDRNHPCIVAWGLCNEVDGKNPRSQQFAHAISAEARRLDPSRLQTYASHTLGSDPGADMAGEFDFISTNEYYGSWTPGGPGDVEAHLDRIRKAFPDKPVVVSEYGWCECQPKIIPGDEKRVDIINSHTEVFRKFSEVAGAIYFDYNDYRTLVGDKGAGAMRQRVHGVVDLYGAKKPSFEALRLQASPIEKAILRKLAEGRFEFEMRTRLRLPGYVLRGCYLRWLAYGYDDLPMDGGKTALSALLPGSSQTYEIKTSITGIRRIVVDVLRPTGFSAITVEYVAEAAPG comes from the coding sequence GTGCAAACCCGGCGTAAATTCCTGCAGACGATCTCGACAAGCGGACTCGTTTTTCTCGGCACAGAAGCAGTCGCGTCGGAGCAGTCCGCGTCATCTGGAGATCGGCGCGCATCGTACAGCATCCCACTCCGAGACGGCTGGGAGTTCCGGCTTGACCCCAGTGGAGCAACCACGGTGTCGGATTCACTCGATTACGCCAATGACTGGGAGGCCGTGCATGTGCCGCACACGTGGCAATCTCTCGGCAGATCGCCGGACTATGTTGGAGTTGCGTGGTACCGCATTCGCTTTGAAGCACCGGCGAGTTGGGATTCGCAGCACCTGCGCGTTGAGTTCGAAGCCGTCAACCATACGGCGGCCGTATTCCTGAATGGACGGGCGATCGGTGAACACACAGGCAAGGGCTACACCGCGTTCACTCTCGATCTATCAGCCCACCTGAGCCTTGGACAGGAAAACACATTGCTGGTGCGAGTCGATAACCGTCCAAACGACCGCATGCTTCCACGCAACAAGAGCTATGACTGGACCGATGACGGGGGCATTATCCGGCCAGTCAATCTGCTGGTTACAGCGCAGGCATTCATCGAAAGCGTAGAGATCAGCGCGGTTCCCAATCTGGCCAGCGGTTCAGCAGGGGTCCGCGTCAAGGCAACCGTTCGCAATGCCACCACTCAAACACAAAAGGCAAATGTGCGCGCGACAATTCGGAGGGATGGCAGTCCGGATGAAGTGATGCATCTAGGGCCAATCGACGTCGCACTTGAAGCGGATCGCGAGCAACTTGTCGACCTGGGACTGGCGACACTGCAGAATGCAGCACTCTGGCACTTTGATACCCCGCATCTGTATCAGGCAACTGTCGAGATGGGCGGTCCATCGGGAGTTCACGAGGTCATTGAGCAATTCGGTATTCGCAAGTTCGAAGTTCGCGGACCGGCATTCTACCTGAATGGCGAGAAGGTCTCCCTTATCGGGGTGGAACGCATGGCGGGAAGCCACCCTGAACTGGGCTTTGCTGAAACGTCGGACTGGATCGACGGCAATCACCGCGACATGAAAAGCCTGAACTGCGTCTTCACGCGGGTGCACTGGCCGCAGGATCGCCGCGTTCTCGATTTCTGCGACCGGCATGGAATCCTGATGCAGGAGGAAGTGCCGGCGTGGGGTCCCGAAACTTTCTCGAAGACCTCAGACGACGTGCAGCACGCACTGGAACAGAACGGCCTCGATCAGCTGCGCGAGATGATCCGTCGTGACCGCAATCATCCATGTATCGTTGCGTGGGGCCTATGCAATGAGGTGGATGGCAAAAACCCGAGATCGCAGCAGTTCGCCCACGCTATCAGCGCGGAAGCGCGGCGGCTCGATCCTTCTCGACTTCAAACCTACGCATCCCACACACTGGGGAGCGATCCCGGCGCCGACATGGCCGGTGAATTCGATTTCATTTCGACCAACGAGTATTACGGCAGTTGGACACCGGGTGGTCCCGGTGATGTTGAAGCGCATCTCGACCGCATTCGCAAGGCATTTCCTGATAAGCCCGTCGTGGTTTCGGAATACGGCTGGTGCGAGTGCCAGCCAAAGATCATTCCGGGTGATGAGAAGCGCGTCGACATCATTAACTCACACACGGAAGTATTTCGGAAATTCTCGGAGGTTGCGGGCGCCATTTACTTCGATTACAACGATTACCGCACGCTTGTCGGCGATAAAGGCGCGGGAGCCATGCGGCAGAGAGTGCATGGAGTAGTGGATCTTTATGGCGCGAAGAAGCCCTCGTTTGAAGCTCTGCGTTTGCAGGCCAGCCCCATCGAGAAAGCCATCCTTCGCAAATTGGCAGAGGGCCGATTCGAGTTCGAAATGCGAACGCGGCTGCGGCTTCCGGGTTACGTGCTGCGCGGTTGTTATCTGCGATGGCTGGCTTACGGGTACGACGATCTGCCGATGGATGGAGGCAAGACCGCCCTCTCCGCACTACTGCCAGGCTCATCCCAGACCTATGAAATCAAGACGTCGATAACCGGAATCAGGAGGATCGTCGTGGACGTGCTCCGGCCCACTGGTTTCTCTGCGATCACGGTGGAATACGTGGCGGAGGCAGCGCCTGGGTGA
- a CDS encoding beta-galactosidase: protein MRLRGSQLAAYVVPFLLLAVPLDGRASGAAADSITIDARTASQVPHPSSYHGGTLSSSSGHTIGINSMYLTMDKRPWLPVMGEFHYSRVPEDEWEEELLKMKSAGVQIISTYVIWIHHEEIEGEFDWSGRKDLKRFVELCGKHGLYVIVRIGPWTHGEVRNGGFPDWLLKKSPTRSNDPTYMASVATFYAQIGAQLKGLLWKDDGPVIGIQLENEYAARGPLQGEHHILALKKLAINNGLDVPLYTVTGWDNAVVPHGEVLSVFGGYPDAPWDASVTDLPPNDVYMFRFQGRVAGYMETAAGSRKSAQSDTPFLTAELGGGVQDTYHRRPVIESDDVAAIVPVMLGSGANLYGYYMFQGGQNPDGHLTSLQESQATGYPTDVPAKSYDFQAPLGQFGQERTSFRKLKVFHYFLNDFGSELAQMSVHAPVKTPQSPADFSVVRASVRSDGQQGFLFVNNYVRGAATPVRSNTQFQILLPRSELRIPEKPIDILSGAYFIWPFNLKLGDSTLKYSTAQLFTRITTDDVDTYFFEEIPDIPAEFVIKNDPGLTVHANDAIVQRRGEGISISRIATGFDHPIQIRRGEEHGVRLILLSGREAENAWKTSIDGSMHLLETVQDFFTDETSFVLQSEGDARCDFSAFPSIHGDLKLVGGNLDVQGVGETKHYTGSVPEENLKFKIEKLREASEVPHGKLGPPLSWRPQGVAMAPDNAAFKLAAKWKITIPRNLQSSTISNVFLRIAYAGDVARLSVDGDLLDDNFNNGSPWTIGLRRFIPKMGDGPLEVSILPLRRDAPIFFERRFKASFDDKSQIVNLKSATLIPQYKFRMEILAK, encoded by the coding sequence ATGAGACTGCGCGGTTCACAGCTTGCGGCCTACGTTGTTCCTTTCCTGTTGCTTGCTGTTCCTCTGGACGGGCGTGCATCCGGCGCAGCAGCGGATTCGATCACTATCGATGCGCGCACAGCGTCTCAGGTTCCGCATCCATCTTCGTACCACGGGGGAACACTCTCATCTTCGTCCGGTCACACCATCGGGATCAACTCGATGTACCTGACCATGGACAAGCGCCCATGGCTGCCCGTGATGGGCGAGTTTCACTACTCGCGCGTGCCAGAGGACGAGTGGGAAGAAGAACTTCTCAAGATGAAGTCTGCGGGCGTGCAGATCATATCCACATATGTCATTTGGATTCATCACGAGGAGATTGAAGGGGAATTCGACTGGTCGGGGCGAAAAGATCTCAAACGTTTCGTTGAGTTGTGTGGAAAGCATGGTCTATACGTCATTGTCCGCATCGGGCCGTGGACCCATGGAGAAGTCAGGAATGGCGGATTTCCTGACTGGCTGCTGAAAAAGAGTCCCACGCGCAGCAACGACCCAACCTATATGGCATCGGTAGCCACCTTCTATGCGCAGATCGGCGCCCAGCTAAAAGGTCTGTTATGGAAGGATGATGGACCCGTCATCGGCATTCAATTGGAGAACGAATACGCAGCACGAGGTCCTTTGCAAGGCGAGCACCACATCCTAGCTCTCAAAAAACTGGCGATCAACAACGGGCTGGATGTTCCGTTGTACACCGTGACCGGATGGGATAACGCGGTTGTGCCCCATGGCGAAGTGTTATCGGTATTCGGCGGATATCCCGACGCGCCCTGGGACGCTTCGGTAACAGATCTGCCGCCCAATGATGTCTACATGTTCCGGTTTCAAGGCAGAGTCGCAGGCTACATGGAGACGGCAGCAGGTTCACGCAAGTCCGCCCAATCGGACACGCCCTTTCTTACTGCCGAGTTGGGTGGCGGAGTTCAGGACACATATCATCGCAGACCGGTGATTGAGTCCGACGATGTTGCGGCCATAGTGCCGGTAATGCTTGGCTCGGGCGCCAATCTGTATGGGTATTACATGTTCCAGGGTGGTCAAAACCCAGACGGACATTTGACCTCTCTCCAGGAATCGCAAGCGACCGGCTATCCCACAGACGTTCCTGCGAAGTCCTACGATTTTCAGGCTCCTCTGGGGCAATTCGGCCAAGAGCGCACCTCGTTCCGAAAGCTCAAAGTCTTCCACTATTTTCTGAACGACTTTGGAAGCGAGTTGGCGCAGATGTCGGTCCACGCACCCGTCAAGACGCCGCAAAGTCCAGCCGATTTCAGTGTCGTTCGTGCTTCTGTGCGCAGCGATGGTCAGCAGGGATTCTTGTTCGTGAACAACTACGTTCGCGGGGCAGCGACGCCCGTGCGAAGCAACACGCAGTTTCAGATCCTGCTGCCGAGGTCAGAGCTGCGAATACCGGAGAAACCGATCGACATCCTCTCGGGTGCATACTTCATCTGGCCGTTCAATCTGAAGCTCGGCGATTCGACACTGAAGTACAGCACTGCGCAGTTGTTCACGCGTATCACGACAGACGATGTGGATACGTATTTCTTTGAGGAGATTCCGGATATACCCGCTGAATTCGTCATCAAGAACGATCCCGGATTGACGGTGCATGCAAACGATGCAATCGTGCAAAGGCGGGGTGAAGGCATTTCGATTTCCAGAATTGCGACAGGGTTCGATCATCCAATTCAAATTCGACGAGGGGAGGAACACGGGGTCCGGCTGATCCTGTTGTCTGGACGAGAGGCCGAAAACGCCTGGAAAACCAGCATTGATGGTTCTATGCACCTGCTGGAAACCGTACAAGACTTTTTCACAGATGAAACGTCGTTTGTGCTCCAGTCTGAAGGCGATGCGCGCTGCGACTTTAGCGCGTTTCCATCCATTCATGGAGATTTGAAACTGGTCGGCGGCAATCTGGACGTCCAAGGAGTAGGGGAGACGAAGCACTACACAGGCTCTGTACCAGAGGAGAATCTGAAATTCAAAATCGAAAAACTCAGAGAAGCAAGCGAGGTTCCACATGGGAAACTCGGACCGCCGCTCTCATGGCGACCACAGGGAGTGGCAATGGCTCCAGACAATGCCGCATTCAAATTGGCCGCGAAATGGAAGATAACAATACCGCGTAATCTTCAGAGCAGCACAATCAGCAACGTCTTTCTCAGGATTGCTTACGCGGGCGACGTCGCGCGACTCTCGGTTGATGGAGATCTGCTCGACGATAATTTCAATAACGGAAGCCCTTGGACGATTGGATTACGGCGCTTCATTCCGAAAATGGGCGATGGACCGCTTGAGGTTAGCATTCTCCCTTTAAGAAGGGACGCTCCGATCTTTTTTGAGAGGCGGTTTAAGGCCAGCTTCGACGATAAAAGCCAGATCGTGAATTTGAAAAGTGCGACTCTGATACCACAATACAAGTTCCGGATGGAGATACTTGCAAAGTGA
- a CDS encoding SRPBCC family protein, which translates to MPTGKATHSATISAPPQKVYDFVAEASRATSFIPGLSRIHNVQPATAQPGQTWEYEFDWFGLVISGNSKCTRSERPKVFEFQTITGNPSTWTYKIEPDGANAQVTLDVQYEIPGNVVARFASRPVFEKMNQDRAREIISNLKTMLES; encoded by the coding sequence GTGCCCACCGGAAAAGCAACCCACTCAGCAACCATTTCCGCCCCGCCGCAAAAGGTCTACGATTTCGTCGCCGAAGCAAGCCGAGCAACAAGCTTCATCCCGGGGCTTTCGCGTATCCACAACGTGCAACCCGCTACGGCGCAACCTGGTCAGACATGGGAGTACGAATTCGACTGGTTTGGTCTGGTAATCTCGGGCAATTCGAAGTGCACTCGAAGCGAGCGTCCGAAGGTATTCGAATTTCAAACGATAACCGGCAATCCGAGCACGTGGACTTATAAGATCGAACCCGATGGGGCGAACGCGCAAGTGACACTCGATGTGCAATATGAGATTCCGGGCAATGTGGTCGCCCGGTTCGCATCACGGCCCGTATTCGAGAAGATGAACCAGGATCGTGCTCGTGAGATCATTTCGAACCTCAAGACGATGCTCGAATCGTGA
- a CDS encoding class I SAM-dependent methyltransferase produces MAEFHNRTRRSSSITGKLLWSGRVLELPVYWLLRTSDLAREGFENSGSYRFADHIYRGQPSGSYGIGRWLDKRILRMRAVESFRSRFFMARDELCEFLQERSKDHASLDVLSVPCGIPREFVAAVEQFREAGGVTTGIRFHVLDLDDDVLRQAETFTGQHGIALIAHHGDALDVSTYAGEFDFVTSTGLGEFLDDEQLAKLYAAFHRVLRPGGVMVTSAMRCLRFSDYLLRLAELRVQYRSADDLAATARRAGFLRLATSADRHGIQGFLKATK; encoded by the coding sequence ATGGCTGAATTCCATAACCGAACGCGGCGATCCTCCTCCATCACCGGCAAACTACTGTGGAGCGGGCGAGTGTTGGAGTTGCCAGTCTACTGGCTGCTGCGGACCTCCGATCTCGCCCGGGAGGGGTTCGAGAATTCCGGCAGCTACCGTTTCGCAGACCATATTTATCGCGGCCAACCTTCAGGCTCGTACGGAATAGGGCGCTGGTTGGATAAGCGGATTCTGAGAATGCGGGCGGTTGAATCCTTTCGCAGTCGCTTTTTCATGGCTCGCGATGAGCTGTGCGAGTTCCTTCAGGAGCGTTCGAAGGACCACGCATCCTTGGACGTTCTAAGTGTTCCGTGTGGCATTCCTCGCGAGTTCGTCGCCGCAGTGGAACAGTTCCGCGAAGCCGGAGGAGTGACAACCGGAATACGATTCCATGTGTTGGATTTGGACGATGATGTCCTGCGCCAAGCCGAGACTTTTACCGGCCAACACGGCATTGCCCTTATCGCACATCATGGCGATGCCTTGGACGTGAGCACCTACGCGGGCGAGTTTGATTTCGTCACGTCGACGGGGTTGGGAGAGTTTCTAGATGACGAACAGCTGGCCAAATTGTACGCGGCGTTCCATCGTGTTTTGAGGCCTGGAGGCGTCATGGTGACGAGCGCGATGCGCTGCCTTCGTTTCTCGGATTACCTTTTGCGGTTGGCGGAGTTGCGTGTGCAGTACCGCTCGGCCGACGACCTCGCAGCCACGGCTCGGCGCGCGGGCTTTCTCAGGCTCGCAACATCTGCGGATCGCCACGGGATTCAGGGATTTCTCAAGGCCACGAAATGA